In Candidatus Aegiribacteria sp., one DNA window encodes the following:
- a CDS encoding M1 family metallopeptidase: MVSGLVLAVLVAAGYPGPESRADYDISVSLQPDSNMFHGSLEIMFTNGVEFPVDTLWLHLYPNAYRDHTTAFGQDLEAVGRYCFRASPPSERGWIDLSNWSVDGEAVEPSIDGTLAFIPLDDPLQSGESILLCGDFDVQVPKFWSRMGHSGDTYQITQWYPKMCVLDENGWHRARYHWRGEFYSDYGNYSVTIDVPGEFITAATGRVENTFFTEDSLRRAEVWIAENVHDFVWAASPDYTVREHTYIYPENLGSCSVNVHLVLLDDSDDHWDEVPAVIDSTLLYYGEWYTPYPYEDLWVVEPVVVSAGGMEYPQFVFSVPDFPFLRILEMVTMHEIGHQWFYGMLGNDEVEEAWLDEGMNTFSELRYMQRRHGFSGNMSRTPDWILELSDQDMSFMTYVTGTMAGEEIPVLSDATEAGDGSHPTGFTYYAKPALFMRMLQKQMGEDDFNQVMSIYFERFKYHHPHTDDFQAIVEEVTERSWEEEFNFWLRGTANADVLIKNVTFSTDSTTAIVAGDVPHSVKLDLLFISGEDSLITETALAMGLNDTVTVGGNWDAVVVDPFLCMPDRAPWNNASPPLGQLKPMFLPFPRPTHHSMWILPFPSYADHSWRADIICMSSTIPSYMGGPYTWTASASIPFESESYSAWGASFHMPLYREYRRSIYLSSRISRGYGIGRASIGADYLRSGRVATDPHYRISLDMDLFSVEDTTVYGALNVEEGNAFEFTTCIAAVDRNYRLSWKGALSVLASPEWNDGAYARIDGKIELTGRLWGNYLARTRIYAGRVTGGAPVHRFLRPGGGLFAEGIMGAFVPPSGSLSPMEHYFVCSGPALPGYWNSTLRGRAAFSIEQRFPLPLPIFPVEIFGGAGWLGDSFEDFSGDDILLNAGIAVRIAMLEAIFPIWVSDPEGDDGEWEFRWRIGLSPAGFPDLY; the protein is encoded by the coding sequence ATGGTGTCAGGATTAGTTCTTGCGGTTCTGGTTGCTGCCGGTTATCCAGGTCCTGAAAGCAGGGCTGACTACGATATTAGCGTCTCGCTTCAGCCGGATTCAAACATGTTTCACGGTTCCCTGGAAATTATGTTCACCAACGGAGTAGAGTTTCCTGTTGATACACTCTGGCTTCATCTTTATCCAAACGCTTACAGAGATCATACGACTGCGTTCGGGCAGGATCTTGAAGCTGTCGGACGCTATTGTTTCCGGGCATCCCCTCCGTCAGAAAGGGGCTGGATCGACCTTTCGAACTGGAGTGTGGACGGGGAAGCTGTCGAACCTTCAATTGATGGTACTCTGGCCTTTATACCGCTTGATGATCCCCTTCAATCAGGCGAATCCATTCTCCTTTGTGGTGATTTTGATGTACAGGTCCCCAAATTCTGGAGCAGGATGGGGCACAGTGGTGATACGTATCAGATAACGCAGTGGTATCCCAAGATGTGCGTTCTCGATGAGAATGGATGGCACCGGGCACGATATCACTGGAGGGGAGAGTTTTACAGCGATTACGGGAATTACTCGGTAACAATTGATGTTCCGGGGGAATTTATCACCGCTGCTACAGGAAGAGTTGAAAACACTTTTTTTACCGAGGACTCTCTCAGAAGAGCAGAAGTCTGGATCGCTGAAAATGTTCACGATTTCGTCTGGGCAGCCAGTCCTGACTATACTGTACGTGAACACACATACATCTATCCTGAAAACCTGGGTTCCTGTTCGGTGAATGTGCATCTGGTTCTGCTTGATGATTCAGATGATCACTGGGATGAGGTTCCCGCAGTTATCGATTCCACTCTCCTGTACTATGGAGAATGGTATACGCCCTACCCCTACGAAGACCTCTGGGTAGTGGAGCCGGTTGTTGTGAGCGCGGGGGGGATGGAATATCCCCAGTTCGTGTTCTCCGTACCTGATTTTCCATTTCTAAGGATTCTTGAGATGGTCACGATGCATGAGATCGGACACCAGTGGTTTTACGGGATGCTCGGTAATGATGAAGTAGAAGAAGCCTGGCTGGATGAAGGAATGAACACCTTCAGCGAACTTCGCTACATGCAGAGAAGACATGGCTTCAGTGGAAATATGTCCAGAACTCCGGACTGGATACTGGAGCTGAGCGATCAGGACATGAGTTTTATGACATATGTAACAGGTACTATGGCCGGGGAAGAAATACCGGTACTCAGCGATGCTACCGAGGCCGGAGACGGAAGCCATCCAACCGGGTTTACCTATTACGCCAAACCGGCTCTGTTCATGCGGATGCTGCAGAAGCAGATGGGTGAAGATGATTTTAATCAGGTTATGTCGATCTACTTCGAGAGGTTCAAGTACCATCACCCTCATACCGATGATTTCCAGGCAATAGTGGAAGAAGTAACAGAAAGATCCTGGGAGGAAGAATTCAATTTCTGGCTCAGAGGAACCGCAAATGCGGATGTTCTCATAAAGAATGTAACCTTCAGCACGGATTCAACCACTGCAATTGTCGCGGGTGATGTTCCCCACTCAGTGAAACTTGACCTTCTATTTATATCCGGTGAAGACTCACTCATTACAGAAACCGCACTTGCTATGGGATTGAACGATACGGTCACAGTTGGCGGGAATTGGGATGCAGTTGTTGTAGACCCCTTTTTATGCATGCCTGACAGGGCGCCGTGGAATAACGCCTCACCGCCTCTCGGTCAGCTTAAACCGATGTTCCTTCCATTTCCAAGGCCGACTCATCACAGTATGTGGATTCTCCCATTCCCATCTTACGCTGATCATTCATGGAGAGCTGATATTATCTGCATGTCATCAACGATTCCATCGTATATGGGCGGTCCGTACACCTGGACTGCATCTGCCTCGATTCCTTTCGAGAGTGAAAGTTACTCAGCGTGGGGAGCTTCATTTCATATGCCTCTTTACCGGGAATATCGACGAAGTATCTATTTATCTTCCAGAATTTCAAGAGGGTACGGAATCGGGAGAGCCTCTATTGGTGCTGACTATCTGCGGAGCGGCAGGGTAGCCACCGATCCCCATTACAGGATCTCTCTTGATATGGATCTGTTCAGTGTGGAGGATACAACGGTATACGGTGCTTTGAACGTTGAGGAAGGTAATGCTTTTGAATTCACAACATGTATAGCCGCCGTTGATCGAAACTACAGGTTATCATGGAAAGGGGCTTTGAGCGTTCTGGCCTCTCCTGAATGGAATGATGGGGCTTACGCAAGGATAGATGGCAAAATTGAACTGACAGGCAGGCTCTGGGGAAATTATCTGGCCAGAACCAGGATATATGCAGGTCGAGTAACCGGGGGTGCTCCCGTTCACCGTTTCTTAAGACCGGGCGGCGGGCTCTTCGCAGAGGGAATTATGGGAGCATTTGTTCCCCCGAGCGGTTCGCTTTCCCCTATGGAGCATTATTTCGTTTGCTCAGGGCCCGCTCTTCCAGGCTACTGGAACAGCACTCTTCGAGGGAGGG
- a CDS encoding RtcB family protein, with protein MEWVDKDSGRIPIMFWSTDVEKIAMDQAINLSRHSQTFHHVAIMPDCHPGYGMPIGGVIACEHSIIPYAVGVDIGCGIVATRTDIPADDMSNNDIRGIIDRAGKRIPTGEGNSHRSVQSWDQFERLPSWFDKRGNDLAEKSLGTLGGGNHFLEIQAGDDGWIWLMIHSGSRNPGYRIAGHHHEKAVKFCINNREELPSKDLSYLQVNSPDGRDYIREMEFAMDFASENRRRLMTSFKDAFTEVKGNVSFSKEVNIHHNYAALEKHFGRKVWVHRKGATSARKGQKGIIPGSMGTFSYIVEGLGNPDSFNSCSHGAGRVMGRREASRILSVSDCDRSMKGIVFEGWKRYKGYGRKKHGSPSLDLSEAPAAYKNIDDVMKAQRDLVTPVVRLKPLGVVKG; from the coding sequence ATGGAATGGGTTGATAAGGATTCAGGCAGAATTCCCATAATGTTCTGGAGCACTGATGTGGAGAAGATTGCGATGGACCAGGCAATCAACCTGTCCCGGCACAGCCAGACATTCCATCATGTGGCAATAATGCCTGATTGCCATCCCGGATACGGAATGCCCATTGGCGGAGTCATTGCCTGCGAGCATTCGATTATTCCATATGCTGTAGGTGTGGACATAGGCTGCGGTATTGTTGCCACACGAACAGATATTCCAGCTGACGATATGAGTAATAATGATATCAGAGGAATCATCGATCGCGCAGGAAAGAGAATTCCGACAGGAGAAGGAAATTCTCACAGGTCAGTTCAAAGCTGGGATCAATTTGAACGCCTTCCGTCATGGTTCGACAAAAGAGGGAATGATCTGGCTGAGAAAAGTCTGGGAACCCTTGGGGGAGGTAATCACTTTCTGGAGATTCAGGCCGGTGATGACGGGTGGATCTGGCTCATGATTCATTCCGGTTCCCGGAATCCGGGATATCGAATTGCCGGACATCATCATGAAAAGGCTGTGAAGTTCTGTATTAATAACCGGGAAGAACTGCCGTCAAAGGATCTTTCCTACCTCCAAGTTAATTCTCCCGATGGAAGAGACTATATCAGAGAAATGGAATTCGCAATGGATTTTGCTTCCGAGAACCGTAGAAGGCTTATGACATCTTTCAAGGATGCATTCACCGAAGTAAAGGGGAATGTCAGTTTCTCAAAGGAAGTCAATATACACCATAATTACGCAGCCCTGGAAAAACACTTCGGCAGAAAGGTCTGGGTTCACAGGAAAGGCGCTACTTCAGCACGGAAAGGTCAGAAGGGAATCATTCCCGGCAGCATGGGAACATTCTCGTACATTGTCGAGGGTCTCGGGAATCCTGATTCATTCAACAGCTGCTCGCATGGAGCTGGAAGGGTCATGGGGAGAAGAGAAGCTTCCAGAATACTCTCTGTAAGCGACTGCGACAGATCCATGAAAGGTATCGTTTTCGAAGGATGGAAAAGATACAAGGGATACGGCCGAAAGAAACATGGTTCTCCTTCACTTGATCTCAGTGAAGCTCCAGCAGCCTATAAGAATATAGATGATGTGATGAAAGCCCAGCGGGACCTTGTAACACCTGTCGTCAGACTGAAACCACTTGGTGTTGTGAAAGGCTGA